TTTCACACCCGACTTACCGAGCCGCCTACACCCGCTTTACGCCCAGTGAATCCGGGTAACGCTCGCCCCCTACGTATTACCGCGGCTGCTGGCACGTAGTTAGCCGGGGCTTCCTCGCGAGGTACAGTCATCGGCCTGGCATTTCCTCCAGGCCTTATTCCTCCCTCGCAACAGGGGTTTACACCCCGAAGGGCTTCATCCCCCACGCGGCGTCGCTGGATCAGGCTTTCGCCCATTGTCCAAGATTCCCCACTGCTGCCTCCCGTAGGAGTAGGGCCCGTGTCTCAGTGCCCTTGTGGCCGACCACCCTCTCAGGCCGGCTACCCGTCGTAGGCTTGGTGGGCCATTACCCCACCAACTACCTGATGGGCCGCGGGCTCATCCCTCGGCGGAGCAAACGCCCCTTTCATCCAGCAACCTTCGTTGCCGGATCGTATGGGGTATTAGCCGGGGTTTCCCCCGGTTATCCCCCTCCGAGGGGTAGATTACCCACGTGTTACTCACCCGTGCGCCGCTGGTACCCTTGCGGGTACCCGCTCGACTTGCATGTGTTAGGCACGCCGCCAGCGTTCACCCTGAGCCAGGATCAAACCCTCCACGAAATCTAAGCAGAAGGTTTAGATCCTTGACCCTTTGGATTCTTTATGATTGGCGGGACTGCTATCCATTTTTCAATGACCCGACGACAAAACAATGTGAGTCTTCCTCAGACCCTCTGTCGTTCTATTCATTTTCCAAGACCCTGCTTCTTACAACTGCTCTCACACGAGCGACCGTATATCATGGTACCACCTGTCAAAACGCGTGTCAAGTTACGAAAAAGTTAAGGCCAAAGAAAACTCAGCGTTCAACCACCCAGGTAAGCACGCTTAACCTCCTCATTGGCGAGTAATTCTTTTCCGGTACCCTGCAAGACTATCCGTCCAGTCTCGAGTACATAAGCGTAATCTGCTATGTTCAAGGCCGCATAAGCATTCTGTTCAATCAGAAGTATTGTCTTACCCTCACTGTGAATCTTGTGAATCACCTCGAACAATTGTTCCACTATTATAGGTGCAAGCCCCAAAGAAGGCTCGTCGAGCATTAACAGATCGGGTCTGCTCATTAGGGCCCTGCCTATTGCAAGCATCTGTTGCTCTCCGCCGGATAAAGTCCCACCTTTCTGGCTGAGTCTTTCCTTCAAAACAGGAAAAAGCGAGAAAATCCACTCCATATCCTGTTGAATCCCATCTTTATCATTCCTTTGATATGCCCCAACCAACAGATTCTCGTAAACCGTCAGATTTGGGAAAATCCTCCTGCCTTCTGGA
This genomic stretch from bacterium harbors:
- a CDS encoding ABC transporter ATP-binding protein, giving the protein MLEVRDLHVSYGAIKALKGISFKVEKGKVVTLIGSNGAGKTTTLKAICGLVKVQAGNVFLNGENITNKPTNEIVSKKVAMVPEGRRIFPNLTVYENLLVGAYQRNDKDGIQQDMEWIFSLFPVLKERLSQKGGTLSGGEQQMLAIGRALMSRPDLLMLDEPSLGLAPIIVEQLFEVIHKIHSEGKTILLIEQNAYAALNIADYAYVLETGRIVLQGTGKELLANEEVKRAYLGG